One genomic segment of Arachis duranensis cultivar V14167 chromosome 4, aradu.V14167.gnm2.J7QH, whole genome shotgun sequence includes these proteins:
- the LOC107482531 gene encoding uncharacterized protein LOC107482531, producing MEQSQSNPHPHDNAVQDSQTGSSRAGVRYETFVIGSDEDLQVLFNCRHSFPEVKIPELLAKLEDGVDSSGASAPNPQSITVDGVSTSMHVVAAAVLIREPQRAGAVHANLDEELVDIGGDSDDDIPSSTPTTHGGSGSGTQEYLPHLSALNLEAIGIHQNVEATFVGQGMHDANPLTKFQIGQSFQSKEEVVLSIKEYSILRGVEYRVMESDNLKYQGRCKEFGNGYTWLIRIVMQKRKSTWEIKRYNGPHTCMATLISSDNKQLDYHVICARMFPLVRAYASVSIKVLQETTEATYGFSLVIERCGWRSKRQ from the exons ATGGAACAATCACAAAGTAACCCACATCCACATGATAATGCTGTTCAAGATTCTCAAACTGGTTCATCCAGAG CTGGTGTGAGATATGAGACCTTTGTGATAGGGTCGGATGAAGACCTGCAGGTCTTGTTTAACTGCCGGCATAGTTTTCCGGAGGTGAAAATACCTGAGTTGCTTGCAAAGTTGGAAGATGGTGTCGACAGCTCTGGGGCATCGGCACCGAATCCTCAGTCGATCACAGTTGATGGTGTCTCGACATCGATGCATGTGGTAGCAGCGGCAGTTCTGATTCGTGAGCCCCAACGTGCTGGGGCTGTTCATGCTA ATTTGGATGAGGAGCTGGTCGATATTGGTGGGGACAGTGATGATGATATTCCAAGCAGTACACCCACAACCCATGGAGGTTCCGGTTCTGGAACACAAGAGTACCTTCCACACCTGTCGGCCTTGAACTTGGAAGCCATCGGCATACACCAGAATGTAGAGGCAACCTTCGTGGGGCAGGGTATGCATGATGCGAATCCTTTGACGAAATTTCAGATTGGCCAATCGTTCCAGAGTAAGGAGGAAGTTGTGCTGAGTATAAAAGAATACAGCATTCTGCGTGGAGTTGAGTACAGAGTTATGGAGTCAGACAATCTGAAATACCAAGGGAGATGCAAGGAGTTTGGTAACGGGTACACGTGGTTGATTCGTATAGTCATGCAAAAAAGGAAGAGCACATGGGAAATTAAGAGGTACAACGGACCACACACGTGTATGGCCACATTGATATCGAGCGACAACAAACAGCTTGATTATCATGTCATATGCGCGAGGATGTTTCCATTGGTTAGAGCTTATGCGTCGGTGTCGATTAAGGTACTGCAAGAGACAACGGAGGCGACATATGGTTTCAGCCTAGTTATAGAAAGGTGTGGTTGGCGAAGCAAAAGGCAGTAG
- the LOC107482614 gene encoding calcium-dependent protein kinase 2, with product MGCHGSKEKRPATSGYGSIESQHQSNHTVQTQSHTSETKNQPQVQQVQVQATTTTTTTSKPSSQNVRPFQKSEATILGKPFEDIKKHYTLGKELGRGQFGVTYLCTENSTGSTLACKSILKRKLASKADRDDMRREIQIMQHLSGQPNIVEFKGAFEDRYSVHLVMELCAGGELFDRIIAQGHYSERAAASMCRAIVNVVHICHFMGVMHRDLKPENFLLSSKDEGATLKATDFGLSVFIEEGKVYRDMVGSAYYVAPEVLRRSYGKEIDIWSAGIMLYILLSGVPPFWAETEKGIFDAILEGVIDFESEPWPSISNSAKDLVRKMLTQDPKKRITSAEVLEHPWIREGGEASDKPIDSAVLSRMKQFRAMNKLKKLALKVIAESLSEEEIKGLKAMFANMDTDNSGTITYEELKTGLARIGSRLSEAEVKQLMDAADVDGNGSIDYIEFISATMHRHRLERDEQLYKAFQYFDKDGSGYITRDELETAMTQHGMGDEATIKEIISEVDTDNDGRINYEEFCAMMRSGTPHPGQLH from the exons ATGGGGTGCCATGGTAGCAAGGAAAAAAGACCAGCAACAAGTGGCTATGGATCAATTGAAAGCCAGCATCAAAGTAACCACACTGTTCAGACTCAAAGTCACACATCAGAAACAAAGAATCAGCCACAGGTTCAGCAAGTGCAAgttcaagccactaccaccaccaccaccacatcGAAACCTTCTTCACAGAATGTGAGGCCATTTCAGAAGTCTGAAGCAACCATTCTAGGGAAGCCATTTGAGGACATCAAGAAGCACTACACACTTGGAAAGGAATTAGGAAGAGGGCAATTTGGTGTCACATATCTCTGCACTGAGAACTCAACAGGGAGCACTTTGGCATGCAAATCAATCTTGAAGAGGAAGCTTGCTTCAAAAGCTGATAGGGATGATATGAGGAGGGAGATTCAGATCATGCAGCATCTTTCGGGGCAGCCAAACATTGTGGAATTCAAGGGTGCATTTGAGGACAGGTACTCTGTGCACCTTGTCATGGAGCTTTGTGCTGGTGGTGAATTGTTTGATAGAATCATTGCTCAGGGTCATTACTCTGAGAGAGCTGCAGCTTCCATGTGTAGGGCCATTGTTAATGTTGTTCATATTTGCCACTTTATGGGTGTGATGCACCGCGATTTGAAGCCGGAGAATTTCTTGCTTTCTAGCAAGGATGAGGGAGCAACACTTAAGGCCACTGATTTTGGATTATCTGTCTTCATTGAAGAAG gGAAGGTTTACCGTGATATGGTAGGAAGTGCTTACTATGTTGCCCCTGAGGTATTGCGTCGTAGTTATGGAAAGGAAATAGATATCTGGAGTGCAGGCATCATGTTGTATATTCTCTTGAGTGGTGTACCTCCATTCTGGGCTG AAACTGAGAAGGGAATATTTGATGCCATATTAGAAGGTGTAATTGACTTTGAAAGTGAACCATGGCCATCAATATCAAATAGTGCTAAAGATCTAGTCAGGAAGATGCTGACACAGGATCCAAAGAAGCGGATCACCTCTGCTGAAGTCCTTG AACATCCATGGATCAGAGAAGGTGGAGAGGCATCTGATAAACCAATTGATAGTGCTGTCCTGTCTAGAATGAAACAATTCAGGGCAATGAACAAGCTAAAAAAGCTTGCATTGAAG GTTATTGCTGAAAGTTTATCCGAAGAAGAGATTAAAGGTCTCAAAGCAATGTTTGCAAATATGGACACTGACAACAGTGGCACTATCACCTATGAGGAACTGAAGACAGGTTTGGCCCGAATCGGATCAAGACTGTCTGAGGCTGAAGTGAAGCAACTTATGGATGCT GCTGATGTTGATGGGAACGGATCGATTGATTATATCGAGTTCATCTCAGCTACAATGCATAGGCACAGACTTGAACGAGATGAACAACTCTATAAAGCATTTCAGTATTTTGATAAGGATGGAAGTGG GTATATTACTAGAGATGAATTGGAAACTGCTATGACTCAGCATGGTATGGGTGATGAAGCTACTATAAAGGAAATAATTTCTGAGGTGGATACAGATAAT GATGGAAGAATAAACTATGAGGAATTCTGTGCAATGATGAGAAGTGGAACCCCACACCCCGGACAACTACACTAA
- the LOC107482590 gene encoding MYB-like transcription factor ETC3: MSDSNHHSTTEANTASSDQFVKEMRQEEEPTMLEFSEDEEDLVARMFRLVGKRWSLIAGRIPGRTAQEIEKYWSSKCAFPSDQCSSSA; encoded by the exons atgaGTGACTCCAATCATCATAGTACCACTGAAGCAAATACTGCTAGCTCTGACCAATTTGTGAAAG AGATGAGACAAGAGGAGGAGCCTACTATGTTGGAATTCTCCGAAGATGAGGAAGATCTTGTTGCCAGGATGTTTAGATTAGTTGGGAAGAG GTGGTCTCTTATCGCTGGGAGAATCCCTGGAAGAACAGCACAAGAGATTGAAAAATATTGGAGTTCAAAGTGCGCATTTCCCAGTGACCAATGCTCCTCCTCTGCATAA